In Acidimicrobiales bacterium, the following proteins share a genomic window:
- a CDS encoding response regulator transcription factor → MIKVVLVDDQVLVRAGLRALLDSEDGIEVVAEAGDGADAVRAVAEHRPDVVLMDIRMPGMDGLEATKAITADERYDAVRIVILTTFDLDEYVFEGLRSGASGFLVKDTEPADLLRAVRAVAAGDALLSPRATRRLVEEYATRAKPAERAPSLDLLTDREREVMAQVAAGLSNDEIATALYISPTTAKTHVSRAMIKLGARDRAQLVVYAYETGLVRPGWAD, encoded by the coding sequence ATGATCAAGGTGGTGTTGGTCGACGACCAGGTGCTGGTGCGGGCGGGCCTGCGCGCGCTGCTCGACTCGGAGGACGGGATCGAGGTGGTCGCCGAGGCGGGCGACGGCGCCGATGCCGTGCGGGCCGTCGCCGAACACCGCCCCGACGTGGTGCTCATGGACATCCGCATGCCCGGCATGGACGGCCTCGAGGCCACCAAGGCCATCACCGCCGACGAGCGCTACGACGCCGTCCGCATCGTGATCCTCACGACCTTCGACCTCGACGAGTACGTGTTCGAGGGCCTGCGCTCGGGAGCCTCCGGCTTCCTGGTGAAGGACACCGAGCCCGCCGACCTGCTGCGGGCCGTCCGGGCCGTGGCCGCCGGTGACGCCCTCCTGTCGCCCCGGGCCACCCGTCGCCTGGTGGAGGAGTACGCCACCCGGGCCAAGCCGGCCGAGCGGGCGCCGAGCCTCGACCTGCTGACCGACCGCGAGCGCGAGGTGATGGCCCAGGTCGCCGCCGGCCTCTCCAACGACGAGATCGCCACGGCCCTCTACATCAGCCCCACCACCGCCAAGACCCACGTGAGCCGAGCGATGATCAAGCTCGGCGCCCGCGACCGGGCCCAGCTGGTGGTCTACGCCTACGAGACCGGCCTGGTCCGCCCCGGCTGGGCCGACTGA
- a CDS encoding amidohydrolase family protein, whose translation MSEATTEIPRIISVDDHVVEPPDLWSNRLPAKYQDRGPRVERDRAVFSFKGGRFSFEKGVPEGEWCDWWLYDGLVYPFPKLSAAVGFDDLDVTPTTYDEIRPGCWIQSERLADMTANHVDASICFPNTLPRFCGQTFYEQGIKREDGDPELAQLCVEAYNDWMIDEWCGGEGKGRLIPLTIIPLWDPELAADEIHRCADKGSHAVAFSENPHPLGLPSIHSGKWDPFFAACQDTETVVCMHIGSSSRMPATSPDAPFIVSSTLTFQNAMGSMLDFIFSGTLERFPTMKIAYSEGQVGWMPYVLERADKLWAERSDNSFGTSLPRRPSEYIAGRVYGCIFDDETGLRNRDAIGIEQICFETDYPHADSTFPHSKKVATEICAGAGLSETETYQLLRGNAITAFGLERFGITR comes from the coding sequence ATGAGCGAAGCGACAACCGAGATCCCGAGGATCATCTCGGTCGACGACCACGTGGTCGAGCCACCCGACCTGTGGAGCAACCGGCTGCCCGCCAAGTACCAGGACCGGGGCCCCCGGGTGGAGCGCGACCGGGCCGTCTTCTCCTTCAAGGGGGGCCGCTTCTCCTTCGAGAAGGGCGTCCCCGAGGGCGAGTGGTGCGACTGGTGGCTCTACGACGGCCTCGTCTACCCCTTCCCCAAGCTCTCCGCCGCCGTGGGGTTCGACGACCTCGACGTCACCCCCACCACCTACGACGAGATCCGCCCCGGCTGCTGGATCCAGTCCGAGCGCCTGGCCGACATGACCGCCAACCACGTCGACGCCTCGATCTGCTTCCCCAACACGCTCCCCCGCTTCTGCGGCCAGACCTTCTACGAGCAGGGCATCAAGCGGGAGGACGGCGACCCGGAGCTCGCCCAGCTCTGCGTCGAGGCCTACAACGACTGGATGATCGACGAGTGGTGCGGCGGCGAGGGCAAGGGCCGCCTCATCCCGCTCACGATCATCCCCCTGTGGGACCCTGAGCTGGCCGCCGACGAGATCCACCGCTGCGCCGACAAGGGCAGCCACGCCGTCGCCTTCTCCGAGAACCCGCACCCACTGGGCCTCCCGTCGATCCACTCGGGCAAGTGGGACCCGTTCTTCGCCGCCTGCCAGGACACCGAGACCGTGGTGTGCATGCACATCGGCTCGTCGTCCCGGATGCCGGCCACGTCGCCCGACGCCCCCTTCATCGTCAGCTCCACGCTCACGTTCCAGAACGCCATGGGCTCGATGCTCGACTTCATCTTCTCCGGCACGCTCGAGCGCTTCCCGACGATGAAGATCGCCTACTCGGAGGGCCAGGTCGGCTGGATGCCCTACGTGCTGGAGCGGGCCGACAAGCTGTGGGCCGAGCGGTCCGACAACAGCTTCGGCACGTCGCTCCCCCGCCGCCCGTCCGAGTACATCGCCGGCCGGGTGTACGGCTGCATCTTCGACGACGAGACCGGGCTGCGGAACCGGGACGCCATCGGCATCGAGCAGATCTGCTTCGAGACCGACTACCCGCACGCCGACTCGACGTTCCCGCACAGCAAGAAGGTGGCCACGGAGATCTGCGCCGGCGCCGGGCTGAGCGAGACCGAGACCTACCAGCTGCTCCGGGGCAACGCCATCACCGCCTTCGGGCTCGAGCGCTTCGGGATCACCCGGTGA
- a CDS encoding tetratricopeptide repeat protein — protein sequence MRGINRVRAQRLTRSGGRFLHMDLDSAELRYRKALRLDPSSHVAWFDLGLVCKWTQRWEEAFDCNLRATELIGEKRDEPAWWNLGIAATALHRWPAARRAWRVYGVDLPDGDGPIEADLGRAALRLNPTAEVVWGHRIDPARIRVACIPTPESGHRWGDVVLHDGEPRGRRAFDEGLRPVFDELARWAPSDVPTIQASVSAGRVAEVDELVTRLVEAGHEAEDWTRTLRMLCPDCSLADGSGHDHDHDGEPADDPDREHRLGIAGPLGPVTLILEAWRSDAPQRRCHDVAATEDGE from the coding sequence ATGCGCGGGATCAACAGGGTGCGGGCGCAGCGGCTCACCCGCTCCGGCGGCCGGTTCCTCCACATGGACCTCGACAGCGCCGAGCTGCGCTACCGCAAGGCGCTGAGGCTGGATCCGAGCTCGCACGTGGCGTGGTTCGACCTCGGCCTCGTCTGCAAGTGGACGCAGCGCTGGGAGGAAGCCTTCGACTGCAACCTCCGGGCCACCGAGCTGATCGGGGAGAAGCGGGACGAACCGGCCTGGTGGAACCTCGGGATCGCGGCGACCGCCCTGCACCGCTGGCCGGCGGCACGGCGGGCATGGCGCGTCTACGGCGTCGACCTGCCGGACGGCGACGGTCCGATCGAGGCGGACCTCGGCCGCGCGGCCCTCCGGCTCAACCCGACGGCGGAGGTGGTGTGGGGGCACCGGATCGACCCTGCCCGGATACGAGTTGCCTGCATCCCGACCCCGGAGTCGGGACACCGGTGGGGCGACGTCGTCCTGCACGACGGTGAACCCCGGGGCCGTCGTGCGTTCGACGAAGGTCTACGACCGGTGTTCGACGAGCTCGCCCGGTGGGCGCCGTCGGACGTGCCGACGATCCAGGCGTCGGTGAGCGCCGGACGCGTGGCCGAGGTCGACGAGCTGGTCACCAGGCTCGTCGAGGCGGGCCACGAGGCCGAGGACTGGACCCGCACCCTCCGGATGCTCTGCCCCGACTGCAGCCTGGCCGACGGCAGCGGGCACGATCACGACCACGACGGCGAACCGGCCGACGACCCCGACCGTGAGCACCGTCTCGGCATCGCCGGACCGCTCGGCCCGGTCACCCTGATCCTCGAAGCCTGGCGATCGGACGCACCGCAGCGCCGCTGCCACGACGTCGCCGCCACAGAGGACGGGGAATAG
- a CDS encoding FAD-binding oxidoreductase: MRPDWPALQRTIAGEVVVGGPNPVFNTRFASPAPLAVVRCATASDVREAIGFVRRQGLPLVARSGGHCFAGHSTIARGVVVDVSPLASVSVDLAGGVAGGLVTVGAGARLGAVYSALDDHGLAIPAGTCPTVGIAGLTLGGGLGILGRRYGLTSDRLLAAEIVLADGRILTCDGSQHPDLFWALRGAGAGNFGVVTSLTFRTVPAPPATTTFHLSWPFARAAAAIEAWQAWAPAGPDQLYASLKITAEGDRAPSVDVYGTFLGDAGDLVPGLVDRVGAGPRWSWSAELSFPETRAFWAQLPTVDGASFGSDDDSSDDDGGEPADQLHFLSRSEFFRHPLPADAIATLLDRFAEPPAPGEARELDFMPWGGAFGRVAPDATAFVHRDELFQLKHTSALRPDAADVDKEAAHHHVTASWAAVHPWGSNRVFPNFADPDLGDDAPAAYHGTNLDRLRQVKARYDPDHLFHFPQSIPPS, translated from the coding sequence GTGCGACCTGACTGGCCGGCGCTGCAGCGGACGATCGCCGGGGAGGTCGTGGTGGGTGGCCCGAACCCGGTGTTCAACACCCGGTTCGCCTCGCCGGCACCGCTCGCGGTCGTGCGCTGCGCGACGGCTTCCGACGTGCGGGAGGCGATCGGGTTCGTCCGCCGGCAGGGGCTGCCGCTCGTGGCCCGGAGCGGCGGGCACTGCTTCGCCGGGCACTCGACGATCGCCCGGGGTGTGGTCGTCGACGTGTCACCGCTGGCGTCGGTCTCGGTCGACCTGGCGGGCGGTGTGGCGGGTGGGCTGGTCACGGTGGGCGCCGGCGCCCGGCTGGGCGCGGTGTACTCCGCGTTGGACGACCACGGGCTCGCCATCCCCGCGGGCACGTGTCCGACGGTCGGGATCGCCGGGCTGACGCTGGGCGGCGGGCTCGGCATCCTCGGGCGGCGCTACGGGCTGACGTCGGATCGCCTGCTCGCCGCCGAGATCGTGCTGGCCGACGGGCGCATCCTCACCTGCGACGGGTCGCAGCACCCCGACCTCTTCTGGGCGCTGCGGGGCGCGGGGGCGGGCAACTTCGGCGTGGTCACGTCGCTCACCTTCCGGACGGTCCCGGCGCCGCCGGCCACCACCACGTTCCACCTGTCGTGGCCCTTCGCCCGGGCCGCCGCGGCGATCGAGGCCTGGCAGGCGTGGGCACCGGCCGGGCCGGACCAGCTGTACGCCAGCCTCAAGATCACCGCCGAGGGCGACCGGGCGCCGTCGGTCGACGTCTACGGAACGTTCCTGGGCGACGCCGGTGATCTCGTGCCGGGGCTGGTCGACCGGGTGGGCGCCGGTCCCCGGTGGTCCTGGTCGGCGGAGCTGTCGTTTCCCGAGACCCGAGCGTTCTGGGCGCAGCTCCCCACGGTGGACGGCGCCAGCTTTGGCAGCGACGACGACAGCAGCGACGACGACGGCGGCGAGCCGGCCGACCAGCTCCACTTCCTCAGCCGGTCGGAGTTCTTCCGCCACCCGCTGCCCGCCGACGCGATCGCCACGCTGCTCGACCGCTTCGCCGAACCGCCGGCGCCCGGCGAGGCCCGGGAGCTGGACTTCATGCCCTGGGGCGGCGCCTTCGGCCGGGTGGCGCCCGACGCCACCGCGTTCGTCCACCGCGACGAGCTGTTCCAGCTCAAGCACACGTCCGCCCTCCGCCCCGACGCCGCGGACGTCGACAAGGAAGCGGCGCACCACCACGTGACGGCGTCGTGGGCCGCGGTGCACCCCTGGGGGTCGAACCGGGTGTTCCCGAACTTCGCCGACCCCGACCTCGGCGACGACGCCCCCGCCGCCTACCACGGCACCAACCTCGACCGCCTCCGGCAGGTCAAGGCCCGCTACGACCCCGACCACCTCTTCCACTTCCCCCAGAGCATCCCCCCGAGCTGA
- a CDS encoding aldehyde dehydrogenase family protein translates to MTGEEQMLIGGERVAGARGTYDIVNPATEEIVGAAPEASPDQVADAAQAAADAFPAWSRTKPAERAELLDRLADAVRERKDDWIPLVQAETGATLRVASTMQVPTTIERFRRYARGAMESTTEPLAPAEMPATALSTGALVGAVVERRPVGVVACITPYNFPLVNMAGKLGPALAMGNTVVIKPAPQDPLAVLRFAEAVEAAGFPRGVVNIVSGSGAEAGEALVAAPQVDMVSFTGSTAVGQRIGQVAGHDMKRLLLELGGKGAGLVFDDADLKTSIGAIASAWAFHSGQICTAPTRVIAQRGIYDQLVEGLAFASTKLQVGDPLDARTVVGPVISAAQRDRIEGYIRVGAGEGGSVVAGGERPALGPGFYVTPTLISGCKAGMTVVQEEIFGPVVVVLPFDDEDEGIALANGTDFGLNDYVFTGDTARGMRVARQLRSGNVAINTVQQHPEAPFGGFKLSGVGRDRGSYGLHAYSEIQSIVWPG, encoded by the coding sequence GTGACGGGGGAAGAGCAGATGCTGATCGGGGGCGAGCGGGTCGCCGGTGCCAGGGGCACCTACGACATCGTGAACCCCGCCACCGAGGAGATCGTCGGCGCTGCCCCCGAGGCATCGCCCGACCAGGTGGCCGACGCCGCCCAGGCCGCCGCCGACGCCTTCCCCGCCTGGTCGCGCACCAAGCCGGCGGAGCGGGCCGAGCTGCTCGACCGCCTGGCCGACGCCGTGCGCGAGCGCAAGGACGACTGGATCCCCCTGGTGCAGGCCGAGACGGGGGCGACGCTGCGGGTGGCCTCCACCATGCAGGTGCCCACCACCATCGAGCGCTTCCGCCGCTACGCCCGGGGCGCCATGGAGTCGACCACCGAGCCTCTCGCGCCGGCCGAGATGCCGGCCACCGCGCTGTCGACCGGAGCCCTCGTGGGCGCGGTCGTCGAGCGCCGGCCCGTCGGCGTGGTCGCCTGCATCACCCCGTACAACTTCCCGCTGGTCAACATGGCCGGCAAGCTCGGCCCTGCACTGGCGATGGGCAACACGGTCGTGATCAAGCCCGCCCCGCAGGACCCGCTCGCCGTGCTCCGCTTCGCGGAGGCGGTGGAAGCGGCGGGCTTCCCGCGGGGCGTGGTCAACATCGTCTCCGGGAGCGGCGCCGAGGCCGGCGAGGCCCTCGTCGCCGCTCCTCAGGTCGACATGGTGAGCTTCACGGGCTCCACCGCGGTCGGCCAGCGCATCGGCCAGGTCGCCGGCCACGACATGAAGCGCCTGCTGCTCGAGCTGGGTGGCAAGGGCGCCGGTCTGGTGTTCGACGACGCCGACCTGAAGACCTCCATCGGCGCCATCGCGAGCGCGTGGGCGTTCCACTCCGGGCAGATCTGCACCGCACCGACGCGGGTGATCGCACAGCGCGGCATCTACGACCAGTTGGTCGAAGGTCTGGCGTTCGCGAGCACGAAACTGCAGGTCGGAGACCCTCTCGATGCAAGGACTGTGGTGGGGCCGGTAATCTCCGCCGCACAGCGAGATCGCATCGAGGGCTACATCCGAGTGGGCGCCGGGGAGGGCGGGTCGGTCGTAGCTGGGGGCGAGCGGCCCGCGCTGGGGCCTGGGTTCTACGTCACCCCGACGCTGATCTCCGGGTGCAAGGCGGGCATGACCGTGGTCCAGGAGGAGATCTTCGGACCGGTCGTCGTCGTGCTGCCGTTCGACGACGAGGACGAGGGCATCGCCCTCGCCAACGGCACCGACTTCGGGCTCAACGACTACGTGTTCACCGGCGACACCGCCCGGGGGATGCGGGTGGCCCGGCAGCTGCGATCGGGCAACGTGGCCATCAACACCGTGCAGCAGCATCCCGAGGCGCCCTTCGGCGGCTTCAAGCTCTCCGGCGTCGGCCGGGACCGGGGCAGCTACGGGTTGCACGCCTACAGCGAGATCCAGTCGATCGTCTGGCCGGGCTGA
- a CDS encoding alcohol dehydrogenase catalytic domain-containing protein translates to MRGIVWTGDLEVRDDVEVRDVRPHEVRVHIVNAGLCHSDVSVIDGTIPFPTPVVMGHEGAGVVDQVGDAVTKVKVGDHVVLTTLGNCGRCAACDRGQPTHCRDTMGRLPRPFTVGGEKAFQFANAGVFTEAVVVSETQAVVIDPEVPFTAACLIGCAVVTGAGAVLNRAKVQPGQTVVIIGAGGIGQSAIQAARIAAASRIVVVDANPAKEDVARRFGATDFVDPRAVGASGDGAASHEMSTVVAIKDLGLPNGVDHVFECVGHPDLIRQAVALLDWGGTVTLLGVPKLGSEAGFVVNDLYNDKSILGCRYGSTRPHHDIPLLVGFYKDGRLLLDEMVSQVYPLDQINQALDDLHHGKLNRGVLQVAQ, encoded by the coding sequence GTGAGAGGAATCGTTTGGACCGGTGACCTGGAGGTCCGGGACGACGTCGAGGTGCGTGACGTCCGCCCCCACGAGGTGCGGGTGCACATCGTCAACGCCGGTCTCTGCCACAGCGACGTGTCCGTGATCGACGGCACCATCCCGTTCCCGACGCCCGTGGTGATGGGCCACGAGGGCGCGGGCGTGGTCGACCAGGTGGGCGACGCCGTCACCAAGGTGAAGGTCGGCGACCACGTCGTGCTGACGACCCTGGGCAACTGTGGCCGCTGCGCCGCCTGCGACCGGGGCCAGCCCACCCACTGCCGCGACACGATGGGCCGGCTGCCCCGCCCCTTCACGGTCGGCGGCGAGAAGGCGTTCCAGTTCGCCAACGCCGGGGTGTTCACCGAGGCCGTGGTGGTCAGCGAGACCCAGGCGGTGGTGATCGATCCCGAGGTCCCCTTCACGGCCGCCTGCCTCATCGGCTGTGCCGTCGTGACGGGGGCGGGCGCGGTGCTCAACCGGGCCAAGGTCCAGCCGGGCCAGACGGTGGTGATCATCGGCGCCGGCGGCATCGGTCAGTCGGCCATCCAGGCGGCCCGCATCGCCGCGGCGAGCCGGATCGTCGTGGTCGACGCCAACCCCGCCAAGGAGGACGTGGCCCGCCGCTTCGGCGCCACCGACTTCGTCGACCCCCGCGCGGTCGGAGCGAGCGGTGACGGCGCGGCGAGCCATGAGATGTCCACGGTGGTCGCCATCAAGGACCTGGGCCTGCCCAACGGCGTGGACCACGTCTTCGAGTGCGTCGGCCACCCGGACCTGATCCGCCAGGCCGTCGCCCTGCTCGACTGGGGTGGCACCGTCACCCTGCTCGGCGTCCCCAAGCTGGGCAGCGAGGCCGGCTTCGTGGTGAACGACCTCTACAACGACAAGTCGATCCTCGGCTGCCGCTACGGCTCGACCCGGCCGCACCACGACATCCCGCTGCTCGTCGGCTTCTACAAGGACGGCCGGCTGCTGCTCGACGAGATGGTCAGCCAGGTCTACCCCCTCGACCAGATCAACCAGGCCCTCGACGACCTGCACCACGGGAAGCTCAATCGTGGCGTCCTGCAGGTCGCCCAGTAG